In Stenotrophomonas sp. ASS1, the following proteins share a genomic window:
- a CDS encoding methylglyoxal synthase produces the protein MRIGLAANRLHHHDARAALFRWLRSSEAGLRELGVSLHAVGRTHDAIERQGFLTGYAGLHRYPYGREGGLMKLVAEVVGMGPDRTLDGAIYLIDPVDPSSVFPEATALKRQCVIHGKPFISTVATARDWVEVERVHAGLAADAGADDLHAFEGQTLALIAHDAMKPAMLAFADEHFDVLARFGERVATGTTGQRLNELAWSRGWPRDTPWVTRYQSGPMGGDAQIADRVLEGRCQRAIFFEDPHVARQHEADIQLLERAVTTVTDQAVCITAPRVAARWAAAVALRAG, from the coding sequence ATGCGCATCGGCCTGGCTGCCAACCGTCTTCATCACCACGACGCGCGCGCTGCGCTGTTCCGTTGGCTGCGCAGCAGCGAGGCCGGCCTGCGCGAGCTGGGCGTGTCGCTGCATGCGGTCGGCCGCACCCATGACGCGATCGAACGACAGGGCTTCCTGACCGGGTACGCGGGCCTGCACCGTTATCCCTACGGACGCGAGGGTGGCCTGATGAAGCTGGTCGCCGAAGTCGTTGGCATGGGTCCGGATCGGACACTGGATGGCGCGATCTACCTGATCGACCCGGTCGATCCATCCTCGGTGTTTCCGGAAGCAACCGCGCTCAAGCGGCAGTGCGTGATCCACGGCAAGCCGTTCATTTCGACCGTGGCCACCGCACGCGACTGGGTGGAGGTGGAGCGCGTCCACGCCGGGCTGGCAGCCGATGCCGGCGCCGACGACCTGCATGCGTTCGAAGGCCAGACGCTGGCGCTGATCGCGCACGATGCGATGAAGCCGGCGATGCTGGCCTTCGCCGATGAGCACTTCGATGTGCTGGCCCGGTTCGGTGAGCGGGTGGCCACCGGGACCACCGGCCAGCGTTTGAACGAGCTGGCCTGGAGCCGGGGCTGGCCGCGTGATACGCCGTGGGTGACGCGCTACCAGAGCGGCCCGATGGGCGGTGATGCGCAGATTGCCGACCGGGTGCTGGAGGGGCGTTGCCAGCGCGCGATCTTCTTCGAGGATCCGCATGTGGCGCGCCAGCATGAGGCGGATATCCAGCTGCTGGAGCGCGCGGTGACGACGGTGACCGATCAGGCGGTGTGCATTACGGCGCCGCGGGTGGCGGCGCGGTGGGCGGCGGCGGTGGCGCTGCGGGCGGGGTGA
- a CDS encoding recombination-associated protein RdgC, with protein sequence MFFRNLTFFRFPTTTDFSEVDTLLPHALLKPVGALEMNSRGFISPFGREEKELLSHRIAEHLWLTVGGEDKILPAAVVNDLLERKLEEIEEKEGRRPGGRERKRMKDDLLHELLPRAFVKSSRNDAFIDLQHGYVAVDTSSRKTGEYFMSDIRGLLGSFPAMPLNAEVAPRSILTGWIAGEPLPTGLSLGEECEMKDPVEGGAVVKCQHQELRCDEIDKHLDAGKQVTKLALIFEDNLSFVIGDDLIVRKLKFLDGALDQLEHADEDGRRAEFDARFALQSAEIRRLFLLLEEAFKLSKAD encoded by the coding sequence ATGTTCTTTCGCAACCTGACGTTCTTCCGTTTCCCGACCACCACCGATTTTTCCGAAGTCGACACCCTGCTGCCGCACGCGCTGCTGAAGCCGGTCGGTGCGCTGGAAATGAATTCGCGCGGCTTCATCTCGCCGTTCGGCCGCGAGGAGAAGGAACTGCTCTCCCACCGCATCGCCGAACATCTGTGGCTGACCGTGGGCGGCGAGGACAAGATCCTGCCGGCGGCGGTGGTCAACGACCTGCTCGAGCGCAAGCTGGAGGAGATCGAGGAGAAGGAAGGCCGCCGCCCGGGTGGCCGCGAGCGCAAGCGCATGAAGGACGACCTGCTGCATGAACTGCTGCCGCGCGCCTTCGTGAAGTCCTCGCGCAACGACGCCTTCATCGACCTGCAGCACGGCTACGTGGCGGTGGATACCTCCAGCCGCAAGACCGGCGAGTACTTCATGTCCGACATCCGCGGCCTGCTCGGCAGCTTCCCGGCGATGCCGCTGAATGCCGAAGTCGCACCGCGTTCGATCCTGACCGGCTGGATCGCCGGTGAGCCGCTGCCGACCGGGCTGAGCCTGGGCGAAGAGTGCGAGATGAAGGACCCGGTGGAAGGTGGCGCGGTGGTCAAGTGCCAGCACCAGGAACTGCGCTGCGACGAGATCGACAAGCATCTGGACGCCGGCAAGCAGGTGACCAAGCTGGCGCTGATCTTCGAAGACAACCTGTCCTTCGTGATCGGCGACGACCTGATCGTGCGCAAGCTGAAGTTCCTCGATGGCGCCCTGGACCAGCTGGAGCATGCCGACGAAGACGGCCGCCGCGCCGAGTTCGACGCCCGCTTCGCCCTGCAGAGCGCCGAGATCCGCCGCCTGTTCCTGTTGCTGGAAGAAGCCTTCAAGCTCAGCAAGGCTGACTGA
- the ttcA gene encoding tRNA 2-thiocytidine(32) synthetase TtcA, with product MSAVISLPDPQPRAVRDPRVAEREQHKLAKRLRRQVGEAIADFGMIEAGDKVMVCLSGGKDSYTLLDVLLQLQKKAPVPFELVAVNLDQKQPDFPEHVLPEYLAGLGVPYHIIEQDTYSVVSRVIPEGKTMCSLCSRLRRGALYNYAETHGFTKIALGHHRDDMVATFFMNLFHHAKLSGMPPKLRSDDGKHVVIRPLAYVRESDIVEYAQARQFPIIPCNLCGSQENLQRRQVGLMLKQWEKDHPGRIEQIARAMGEVRPSQLADTTLFDFMALGRRDDAPLPDAHAWLAGSPADADADPETPTV from the coding sequence ATGAGTGCCGTGATTTCCCTTCCCGATCCCCAGCCGCGTGCCGTCCGCGATCCGCGCGTGGCCGAGCGTGAGCAGCACAAGCTGGCCAAGCGCCTGCGCCGCCAGGTCGGCGAGGCGATTGCCGACTTCGGCATGATCGAGGCCGGCGACAAGGTCATGGTCTGCCTGTCCGGCGGCAAGGACAGCTACACCCTGCTGGACGTGCTGCTGCAGCTGCAGAAGAAGGCGCCGGTGCCGTTCGAGCTGGTGGCGGTGAACCTGGACCAGAAGCAACCGGACTTCCCCGAGCACGTATTGCCGGAATACCTCGCAGGCCTGGGCGTGCCGTACCACATCATCGAGCAGGACACCTATTCGGTGGTCAGCCGGGTCATTCCGGAAGGCAAGACCATGTGTTCGCTGTGCTCGCGGTTGCGTCGTGGCGCGCTGTACAACTACGCCGAGACCCACGGTTTCACCAAGATCGCGCTGGGCCATCACCGTGACGACATGGTGGCCACGTTCTTCATGAACCTGTTCCACCACGCCAAGCTGTCGGGCATGCCGCCGAAGCTGCGCAGCGATGACGGCAAACACGTGGTGATCCGGCCGCTGGCCTATGTGCGCGAAAGCGACATCGTCGAGTACGCACAGGCACGCCAGTTCCCGATCATTCCCTGCAACCTGTGCGGCAGCCAGGAGAACCTGCAGCGCCGCCAGGTCGGCCTGATGCTGAAGCAGTGGGAAAAGGACCACCCGGGCCGCATCGAGCAGATCGCGCGTGCCATGGGCGAAGTCCGGCCCTCGCAGCTGGCCGACACCACCCTGTTCGACTTCATGGCGCTGGGCCGTCGCGACGACGCGCCGCTGCCCGACGCCCATGCCTGGCTGGCCGGCTCCCCGGCCGACGCCGACGCAGATCCCGAGACGCCCACCGTTTAA
- a CDS encoding SprT family zinc-dependent metalloprotease encodes MSRLLRRLISPTPPATVQRDTVRLRLEDAEIEVLRVRDPRARRIKLSVDERGARLTLPPRASLVMGERFLEQHRDWLALQLRQYQGQGLPAPLQPGEDGVLPLRGELLPLRWQEGRYARLEIDAHGACVQWPTRGGDATLRRLLREFYEAQTRADVGRWLPKYLPTLPRAPSRLRLKVMSSQWGSLAPDGSMALDLALVLGRPEAFEYVLVHELCHLIQPNHSPAFWHEVEQRFPAWREQRDYFQLEGRRLKAMLRQLL; translated from the coding sequence ATGAGCCGTCTGCTGCGCCGCCTGATCAGCCCGACCCCGCCCGCCACCGTACAGCGCGACACCGTTCGCCTGCGCCTGGAGGATGCCGAGATCGAGGTGCTGCGCGTGCGCGATCCACGTGCGCGCCGCATCAAGCTGAGCGTGGACGAGCGCGGCGCACGCTTGACCCTGCCGCCGCGCGCAAGCCTGGTGATGGGCGAACGCTTCCTGGAACAGCATCGCGACTGGCTGGCGCTGCAGCTGCGCCAGTACCAAGGCCAGGGCCTGCCGGCACCGCTGCAGCCCGGCGAAGACGGCGTGCTGCCCCTGCGTGGCGAACTGCTGCCGCTGCGCTGGCAGGAAGGCCGCTACGCGCGCCTGGAGATCGACGCGCACGGCGCCTGCGTGCAGTGGCCGACCCGCGGCGGTGATGCCACCCTGCGCCGCCTGCTGCGCGAGTTCTACGAAGCCCAGACCCGCGCCGACGTCGGCCGCTGGCTGCCGAAGTACCTGCCCACCCTGCCGCGCGCACCCAGCCGCCTGCGCCTGAAGGTGATGTCCTCGCAATGGGGATCGCTGGCCCCGGATGGCAGCATGGCACTGGACCTGGCGCTGGTACTGGGCCGGCCTGAGGCGTTCGAGTACGTGCTGGTGCACGAGCTCTGCCACCTGATCCAGCCCAACCACTCGCCCGCGTTCTGGCACGAAGTGGAACAACGCTTCCCCGCCTGGCGCGAACAGCGCGATTACTTCCAGCTCGAAGGGCGCCGACTGAAGGCGATGCTGCGGCAACTGCTATAG
- a CDS encoding YdcH family protein, which produces MDTYSPAEIVEHLAALRAEHRLLDEQITRMAANGEDELEAKRLKRRKLQLKDCIARLESLQIPDEPA; this is translated from the coding sequence GTGGACACCTACAGCCCCGCCGAGATCGTCGAGCACCTCGCCGCCCTGCGCGCCGAGCACCGCCTGCTGGATGAACAGATCACCCGCATGGCCGCCAATGGCGAGGACGAGCTGGAAGCCAAGCGCCTGAAGCGGCGCAAGCTGCAGCTGAAGGACTGCATCGCCAGGCTGGAAAGCCTGCAGATTCCCGACGAACCGGCCTGA